The Geotrypetes seraphini chromosome 2, aGeoSer1.1, whole genome shotgun sequence genome contains the following window.
tctttatctgccgtcatttactatattactaagttcctgaagaattccttttttataattCGCTGTAGATGCTCAGTTTCTCTTAAATCTGTTAAACCGCGTAGATCTGAAAGGCATTGCGGTATGCAAATGTTATGTTAAGTAGCAGAAAGCAAGGCTTCAGGCTGAGCCTCCTGACATTTCTGCCTCGGTCACTCACCTGAGCAGCTGCTTCTTCGTAACCTGTCGTCCCATTTATCTGTCCTGCAAAGAAGAGTCTTTGTACTAAATGTGTCTCAAGGGCGGGGCTAATCTGACGGGGATCCAAATAGTCATACTGCACTCCGTAACCTGCAATGAAAACACGCAAGAGTGTCTCAGGGAAGAGCAGCGAAGCCATCGGCTCAAACCACAGCCAGCACCAAGTTTAAGACACAGAGTTTCAAGGATTCTGGGATGCGAGGGAGAGAGCGGGATTTGATTTACCACTTCTCTTTGCTTGCAATCAAAGCGGTCCTTATTTGGTACCTGGGACAttagggggttaagtgacttgcccagagtcacaaagtgcTACAGTGGGAAACTGAACCCACTTCCCTTGGTTCTTAGGTCATGGCACTAATAAAGTTAGGAAAGTGTTTAAGGACACAATagcttacttatttatttattcaattttctctaccgttcttccaggggagctcagaacggtttacatgaacttattcaggtactcgagcatttttccctatctgttccggtgggctcacaatctatctaatggacctggggcaatgggggtgggggggttaaatgacttgcccaggatcccaaggagcagcatgggtttgaacccaaaaccccaatgagcagaggctgtagctttaaccacggcGCCACACACGCCCCACTTTGTCACATTCCAAATGACCAGCTGTTGCAAAACAGTTCACGATACGCTTTCACAAATGTGGGTTCTGTATAAGCAACCCTAATGATTCTGGATTCTTTGTGTAGTCTTTAAGCACACCTTAGACATAGGTTATACCAGTGTCCCGCAAATCTTTCGACACCAGAGCACACTAAACTCTGTGCCGCATCTGGAAGTACGTGCAGGCCCTCTGGCCGCGACCCTGAACCTGTTACTTTGCTGGTGGGGGAGAGGCCTTAGACGTCTGAGCCAATTaagaccttaggctcctccctctgtatcccatttGATGCATGGGCAGGGACCtatggtcctgatttgctcagacgtcaaaccttaggcccctccctgtgcttcacatgggatacagaggagGGGAAGATCCGTCATTTTTGACTGACAGGCCTCAGAGCTGGAGGGActgtgcttccctccagctcccaacttcttcaaaaggtatggggggtggggtttgaggtaacatccggtggcaggagggagtgggcatccctccttcctattttttttttccgggAAGAAGGAGGAAGGGTAGGAGATGGTTAGGGGAGgcctctgttggcaggagggagtaggcatccctcctgccaacttTTTTTCATAGAGGGGAGGGGTCGGCATGGCAGgacggagtgggcatccttcctgccaatttctATCATAGGCGGGGGTAGAATTCCTGGTGCCATGTTCGAGGGTCATCGGGAAGGGCCAttgaaaaataatgaaaaaaaaaaaacccctaggcAGACCTGCGGTTTTTTGATTACAAAaacccgttttttgtttttttttgtatagcCAAGCAATgctagtgcatcaatcacttggctactttgcatggggttttagctaatttacatggtgtgtggtcttcgtcataagacatatggggacagatttaaagatttcaatactttgaaggaaaggcgggagaggggagatatgatagagacgtttaaatacctatgtaatgtaaatgcgcatgagtcgagtctctttcatttgaaaggaaaccctgcaatgagagagcacaggatgagtccaacttttcttcctctctcctccacccctactggcaacatgtcttcctctctttgtcactgtccatctgtctttctcttattccctcccttgctgcaaagggagtggggaaagagagagaaattccacaaaggagggagagagagagagagatccagggtgcatctctcccaccccctctactgccacatctaacatttctccctctctcatcccccggatcatgtgcagcatttttcaccactgcccaccagctccatgcccaacatttctccttctatctcccctctccagcacaatgccacatttctccctccatcactatgcccaacatccctcccccttgcatccccttcaatctgtccctctgttctctctccaccaccatatccaacatttctccctgtcATCCttttattccccatgcatctctacctcactcctctctctctgcccaattttcctctttcttcctttccccatgtgcactatctctttccctctcactcacacactcatgcccaacaattttccctttctattccctccctcctatgtcccaagttagtgcccctttcctccctcccttctgtgtctgagttcatgccctcctccctgcctttctcccaaattcatgcccctcccatgtcccaatgtgctCCTTCCACCACCCCCCTCCTTTGTCCCAGATCAGGTCCCCTCTCTCCTTTGCTTGCTTGCTCTAGGGCCGCACTCACttccttcagggccatccagctgggcgcgagagggagagatggtagacagtgggaaagaaagaaatgttgaatatggtagtggaaggtagaaaaaaatatatttcctattTTGTGATTGCGGAGTTGGTaatagacagcaagcatgagagaggaaaaatcttttacatcacagcgccagcAAAGGGTTGGAAAGggcaaaggggtggggggtgaggatgggtggaaaggctacaaaataaaccccgCCAGGacgtttggaaaaaaaataaaaaatgcccaATTGGGCGGGAAAAGCGAATCAAAAGGTTTTCCCTGGGTCGTTAgtgcttgctgcacttttttCACATCGgggcaggcagtcccgctgctgcccgacccagccagctgagagggtccttggagaggAGCCTTAAACACCGGCACAGCCGCGGTATGCGGCCCGTGGTCGTGAGCCCCGGGTCGCGAgctgaaggggcgtggctaagccccttcggagcctaagaggagcagggagcagggttATCAAATCTTCAATatgggtaagaggaaagctaAAGCAATACCATCCGCTGGAACAACAGGCCCGATGGATCGCCATCTTGTGGTTCCTATCTTGCCACATATTGAGGAAcaggtaacttttaatattcaagctgtctccttatcttctggggaaccaacaccacctcctcaaccatcatattcctcacggttagaagaatctccttccccttttaaggaaggaataatttcttcttcccctcaatcATCTTTActatctgtcctggaggtttcaggacaatCCCTGGGGCAAACTAAAGAACTGACCCCAGTACAGATGATTACTGGGCAAAGCTCGGACGCTCTCCCCAGGGACAAAGTGgtcactctaaatgatgtttggcttagtattaacagaatagagtcatctCTACAAAACaccgttttgaacttatgtcaattttcatctgatataactgtgaaaattaaagaacaagataataaaattggagaaacagctgtgaAGGTTGAAAAGCTAGATCAGGTAGTAGGTAATTTACAAGttagtgctgtttctaatataaagAATAGTATGATGAtacatgctaaattagaaaaaaatggaaaatgctatcaGAGTTAAAAATCTTGGCCTGTTAAATTTTCCAATCACACATTACCTTTCTCTGATGGAGCCCTTGagaatgtatttgagggagatattacattatactaaagtggagacctttgaggttgATAACCTATATTACATCTCAAGAGACTCCAAGGAACAGGTAGatgaaggtggaatggatagaatagtgttacctgatagtttgaatgtatcacagtttttggagtcatctaaagacataattgataaacgagcaactcttctcgtgacctttaagacagagcttgaaaaacaagatattttgaaattatatttcctgaaaaaacaagagatgttttgtggtcaacgggtgataatttttccagatgtctctagacaaacccagttcaagaggaaacagttccttcagctaaagcctaaggttttggcagtcggagctattttctttttgaaatttccatgtaaatgcttgatttcatatggaagtgataaatatgtgtttttttgatccagcccaggtggaagattttattaaagagaaacctttgctgaaagtttaatttctaatattgagtttacttttggaggatgatgtataatatatataaaagccatttgcctgttcctagatagtagatagaaagatttgATTTGATGATTTATTTTAAAGTACTGGCGATCAgcaataatgtggactaggatatggttgattagtttccttatatattttgttgttccttgtagggaatttacatttgcattttttgtgttcattcatgaatgtttgttactaaggtattgtaatgaataatccaataaataaagaaaacaaaaaacaggattcccctgaattgggcagcattaactttaagaataaatgggatacccatgtgggatccctaagagggtcaagataaggaaattgggtcattagggcatagacagggggtgggtaagcagagtggacagacttgatgggctgtagcccttttctgccgtcatcttctatgtttctataacgaGCACACAGGAATGGTCGATCTGCTCCTCTTACCTGGCTGCAGTATCCTGGCCTTTTCTAGCCCATGGATATGTTTAATAAGTTGATCTTGAAGTTCGGCTGGAAGTGTAACAGATAACCCCTGAGGGTAAATAACATCCGAATCCAAACCCTCTGGTTCTAACCACACTTGGTGAATACGATTTGGAAAACGAAGAACCTTCGACTCGATAGAGGGACAGTACCTGGAAACCAACATTGATCACGTGATACAATCAAATACTGTGCCAGTACCTAAAATTACACCAACCAACTCAATGCGTACATCAAACATTCGGTGGAGCTGGGGGTGGGCAAAAATTAGTGCAGAAAGCTGGATAACCTAGAgcgggggtctccaaagtccctccttgagggccgagtccagtcgggttttcaggatttccccaatgaatatgcattgaaagcagtgcatgcacatagatctcatgtatattcattggggaaatcttgaaaacccgactggattcggccctcaaggagggactttggagacccctgacctagagaTTCTGGTTACAacttacacccccccccacacacacacacttctatcGTGCCAAACCTTTAGCAACTCAATTTACTCTGCAGTCTTTCATTGCCAGGACTTTGCAACCATTTAATTTATATAGAACCAGCAGCAGGAGAAAAGAAGGGATTTGGATTTAATTATCtcaagctactactgaaaaaggtgtattttcctgtccccagagaGCTCACACTCTAACCCCCCTTTTTCTAAGCCatgttagaggtttctaccgcatcCTGGAGCGAtaaatgctcacagaattcctatgagtgtcggagcatttagcactccgggccacagtcgaaacctctaccatggcttagtgaaAAAAAGggcctaagtttgtacctgaaccAACCGAGAGTTAAATGATTTGCTCAAGGTTACAAGGAGCTGCGGAGAGATTTGACTCCTGGCTTCTCTGGTCCTCAGCCTGTTGCTCTACTCTTTCACGCCAAAACGCTGCTAACTTCTACAACAAAACGTTATCAGTCACATCTCAAACTCAGAGAAGATGTTACACAGCCTTGTCCTTTCATTTTGATGCGGGAGACATCCTAGGTTCATAAGGCAGGAATTAATGCTCCCGTTTTATGTTCATTCTCCTatttgctctgttggcatgtcggTGTGGCCAGTCCATCCCAATGATGGCCACTCACACATCCAAATGGTTtggttttggacattttcaactcagatgtttctgtggttgaaaatgtggtataaagttcGGTGTTCTAAGGTTTGGACAGCCAAGTAAGagattttcaaaatatatatattggggGTTTTTTGGAGGTCTAGCAGGTTCAGCTTTTGAAAATAGACATTTCTGTGCTACCGACTTTGGACGTTTAGAGGAAAATGTCCAAGTCGGACTTAAATGTCCTCTATGTGTTCATCATTTTTGGTTACTGTATTGGTCGATCCACACACTCATATATCTCTAGCTGTACATACATTTGAGGATAAAATGAAATATCCCCCTGCCCCCACCTGTGACATAGTAAGAAGGGGGCGGACTgccctgggcactgtcttggtgggggtgcaggtacctctccaccccccctccccatacctctttaaaatcttcaccagaacGAATAACAACTCTCgtctgctgctcaggctggcctggctccctctgaaatcacttccgggttgcggggccaggaagtgacatcagagggaaaggcaACGCCAGCATGAGCAAGCagatttgggggtgggaagggagggcccAAGGGTGGTGTGGGGAGCCCCGGGGGCCCCCCAAGAGTTCTCCATCCATTTCCTGCTGGGGAAATCTAAGCGCCTTCCCCAGTTTCGTCATCATCATACGAGTCATTTGCCCATTACTACGAGTGACATTCCTCATTCATTACTCACCGGGGCCCCCGACTTGTCTCTCTTACATGATTGTTAAGATGAAGATTTTCTTTGATTATTTGCTCAACTTTTGGGGATGTATAAGTCAGATAGCACAACAACTGTTCTTCTGGCTGAGAAGAAAgaaagggttaagaacataagaactaaaTACCTTTCCCCAGTGTAGATCTTGGgctttttaatgtaatgtaatgtaatgtaatttatttcttctataccgctacatccgttaggttctaagcggtttacagaaaatatacattaagattagaaataagaaaaattcccttcctgtcccgaaggctcacaatctaactaaagtacctggagggtaatagagaagtgaaaagtagagttagaggaaaaataaaaataaaataaacattttaacaagacagcattgatctaaatactttggaaggtagaagagaggagagaaaggaatagaagcagaagggagagccgttgaacagtagaattctggagaaatttaaatgatagaaatagaacaaaacaaagacaaaaggcaaaacaatagataagattaaagataaatcataagctggaaagaaaaataaaataaacattttaacaagacagcattgatctaaatactttggaaggtagaagagaggagagaaaggaatagaagcagaagggggagtcgttgaacagtagaattctggagaaatttaaatgatagaaatagaacaaaacaaagacaaaaggcaaaacaatagataagattaaagataaatcataagctggaaagaaaaataaaataaaactttgtcttcaatccacggtttcagcgtcagtgatgaagtggagcaagtaagacAAGACAGACTCTTCTCAGGACAAAGCTTTAGCCCACAATCTGACAAACAGAATCATTGGAAAACAATTACTAAGAAAATGACAGTTCAGCATTCGGAAGGCCACAAGAGATTAttgtggctaatccaggtcaccagtacctggccaaaacccaaagagtagcaacattccatgctaccgatccagggcacgcagtggcttcccccatgtctttctcattaacagactatagacttttcctccaggaacttgtccaaacccttcttaaaaccagcctacgctatccgctcttaccacaaccacaCACCGGATTtacgcgcactagccgaaaatctaccgcctgctcaaaaggaggcggtagcagctagtgcgtgtggaaatttagcgcgcgttagggccctaatgcgttttcgtaaaaggagccctaaaataatacatgaaaatgaaaagaaagagggaattaatatcaaaaaacaaacaagacttATCACGGACCAAACTAACACGACATAGGGTAGGATAATACAcaggaggagaggaggggagaactacaatttaaagataagacacaaaaggaaaaaaacatcaaggaagagaggggagaagagaaaagatGGTAAGAGATCAAGAATGGGAGACATCTTGGAAAAGGAAACATAAATTTTGTTCTgatgggagggaattccagatcgtaggagctgtgacagaaaaaatagaGGCACGGCGGGTAGCAATAATTTTTAACGAGATTCACTAACCCGAGATCCGTGTCCGATTGcaggcaggccgacaaattcactaaaggcctgcatgcaaatgggggcgactGCACGGACCGCTGGAGAACGATCCTTGAGCCTGCGCAGACCATCGTCCTTGACTGTCGATGGTCCTTCGTGCCCGTTGCTTCGCGAGCCCGTGCTTTTAACCCTCATGGGCTCAcattgcggggaagggcaggtgagtcggggcagagggcagggtttTGGCACAAGTGTCTGGTCCTCGCCAGTCGCTagttttttgatcagccagccagtcggtgtgccagAAGAAAGTTTCGTGAATGGCATCCTtactgctttgcatgccgattcccctcactTGCATgatcggatcggtacacaggttagtgaatcaggtcggagggaaatcgggtcacaaagggctctCGCTTactgaatcataagaacataagcaatgcctccgctgggtcagacctgaggtccatcgtgcccagcagtccaacaggtccaggacctgcgcagtcatcctctatctctacccctctatccccttttcttaaaccccagtaccgtcctctgccctattacgtcctctgccCACAGAGTGTGTGTTGAGACGCAGATCTTAAGTGTTCGAGGAGGCTCGTATGGGATCAGGAGTCAATTCATGAATAATTGCTTCTCCAGAGTGCTGGATGGCTCCGAGTTGTCTACAGACCCCAAAACACGGGAAAGGTTCCTTAGCATTCTTCTAGCAAATTATCAGCTTGGTTTGGGGGCATCCTGTAATTCCTCAGTGCTCAAAAGCCCTCTTCCTCCTGACCATTCTCAGTGGGGCTCTGGGAGCATTATAAGTCCTCCCACCACACTCTATACAGcaaaaatctcccccccccccaacaaatatGATGGTCATTTATACCTGGATCCAGACGGAATCCGAGAGAAAGCTGAATGGCACAGGTGGGATGTCAGCAGTCtgtttcttcagaacagtaaAATCCACAGAATCCTTTGCAATTCGGGGCGGGGTCCCAGTTTTCAGTCTGCCTATAGCAAACCCCAAATTCTCCAGGGTCTGAGCAAGTCCGACAGAGGGTTGATCTCCCAAGCGTCCAGCTGGGACCGACTTCAGTCCAATCCCAACCATTCCCCGAAGAAACGTGCCGTTTGTCAGGACGACGCTCCCCGCGTGCAATTTGCTTCCATCCCCTACAGAGAAATTGACACCACCATATAGCGCCTGAGGTTCGAGGGTTCGGATACAATTCAAATTTCTATTGCTCACCTAGGAATCTTTTCACTCTCGAACTGTAACTACAATCATCTGGTACGCAGTGGACCCACCAATACTTGAGCGCATCTTCCACCTACTGCTCATGCCAGTCTCGGCTccctgcaaccaggaagtaacatcagaagggagctggggttactgcgagcagcaggtggaagatgctgcttgtgctgggggaaacagaaaggaagagaaatgccGGCGCCCCTGCGAAGACAGCACCaagggcagtctgcccccccccccccccactgctagtacgtgaattttatttttttatttattttagaataACTAATATCAGAAGCAGGAAATAAACTCAGGTGCAGGTTTTAACAGTACAGCAGActctcaatattcacggggggttaggggcagagccggcccgcgaatactGAAATATCGCAGATAACTTTCAGGACCGGTTTTGACCCAagcccgcctccctcctgcgtcccggatcttccccagaccttacctggtggtctagcgacgatgcggggcaggatcgatcgtcctactctcctgccccgtgcagagctgtcatcaaaatggctgccgtgagttcccattgtagtgtcaagaccaggtaaggtctggggaaggtccaggatgcagCGTTCTTAAAAATAAATCGCAAAGAACCGAATCTGCAGGTACTGAAACTGCGGATTTGGAGGGGGTACTGTATTCCAAAGTGCATACATACCAAGAATAACTCCGGTAACTCTGCATTTTCCAGGATACTGCTGCTCTGGCTCTGTTATGAGAAGATCTTCCACTGATCCTTCCCGGACCGTAAGATTGGGTGTGCTCAGGATTTCTTTCTGCGAAGAAAGGACTCACTTCATTCTGATTCTGGGTGGAGAGCAACCCCCACTTGGAACAAAATCAACTTAAATTATAACCAAACCACAGTCCTACATACTGCTCTTACCGATTCCCACCCAATCACCCTCAACTGACCGCAGGTACACCTGCTCAATATCCACTCTCCTGCAATTCTCCTCAGGTAAACTCAGTTTCATGATAGTCATTCACAAGGTATGTGGTCAAAGCACTGTGGGGGAGCACGCTAGGCAGTTACAgccagattctacaaacggcGCAGGTATCGGTGGCCGCTGATTGCACATCAATCAGGCAacagcgccatttgtagaatcgtggCTACCTCAAACATTAGTGCTGGAAAAGTAGGCAAGGGTTCTCAAGGGGCctaggggatctggccaatcagaatcttaggccactcccagtgcatcccagaatgcactgggaaacgGGCTTAAGATTCCAGtcggcccaggtgcctaaggcccctcctacaggagaagccaatcaggcccttaggcccctccctggtgcatcccatgatgcattgggaagggacaggcctgccATTGCAGCAGAGGCGGGCGTGCTGGCCAGACGCAGACAGGAGCCGTCCGTCCAGCCTTCGATTCAAAGTTAGGGGTTCTGGGAGGGgtcctggtgggggtggggggtccagtTTGGGTTAGGAGGGTCCTGGGGGGATGAACTTTCggggggggttccggcagaaGGGATCATCTCTCCAGAaggggcatccatcctgctggcAATGTACTGTAtagggggggtgaggggagtcAGCAAAGGGACTGGGTATCCGTCCTGCCTCCGATGATTGGGGGGTTTCACAGGgtgttggcaggagagattgggcattcctcctgctgaaaTTGTTTGGGAGTGGGGGAGGTTGAAGGGAAGAGGGTTACGGCAggggagattgggcatctctgctgctgtgatcgttttggggggggggagttccagcaggagagaatgtGCATCTTTCCTTCCGGGGAACATTGGGGTGGGTTTGGGGGTGCCgggtaggagggactgggtattcAAATTGCCATGCGAagttcaggggggtgggggttccggaaggagggattgggcatccctcctgctggtagtcttcgtGGGGGGTGGGGACAGGTTGCCactaaacttatcgcagcagggagatcctttgtcGCGATAAGatcagcggcaacccgattctctaactagcgtctgtaacatggacgtcagttagagaatcgggttcttttAGGTAGGtttaggcgcgattctgtataggatgcccatgtgcgattctcaaaagccgcacgtcctatacagaatccaggcctagatGTCACCCTTAAGCGGTGACCACGACTCCCTACCCTCCTATGGATAGGAATGCGTCCTCCCTCAACCTCTCCACCACTAGCCAATTCAGGGATTATGCTGAGATCTTCCAGCACTTTCCACCCGAGTCACAGGGGCAGCCCCATCTCGCTCATCCGACTTCTCACCTGCATTTCCCTTTTGTAGAGTTTCCGGTCAATCTGTGCTCGAAGTCCCCACACGGCTGGTCCTTTACAACGATTCAGTACCTTATAGTGAATCCCAGACTTATCACAGATCCGAGCACAGAGTCCATCCAGGGCGTCCACTTCTCTCATCAAATGCCCTTTCCCAATGCCTCCAAACGACGGGTTACACGACATCTGGCCTAAAGAGAATACAACCATCTCTCTTTACTCTTAGCTCCATACCTAAGAGTGACGCCTGATCCCGCTACAATAAATTCCCCAAGATTTCTTCATTAATATTCAACAATGGGGAGACGTGTAAGGAATTGGATGTTAACTCCACTGCTGACTCTCTCTACAGCTCACAAGCTGCCAAGTACATTCATGTTAGGGAACCAGAGAGgcattttttctctttcttgttccataaacagtgctgtaagttaggtggtggtacgCGCCCTACCTCTGcctaacttgttttaattggcttcaCCCTCTCTTTTACCATGACctatggacataagaacataagaatagccttactgggtcagacgaatggtccatcaagcccagtggatggttctcacgatggccaatccaggtccctagtgcctggccataacccaaggtatagcaatattccatgctaccaatacgtGTTGGCGTTTAGTGCGCCTTAGTGCGGTAATTGACTGCAttgtttaaaatcaattaaaaactcatttaaaaagTGGGTGTTGGGAGACGTCTACGGTGTAGGCACTAGAATCGTGTCCACAGCAAAATGAGATCTGTTTACAAAACATTTCCTATACCACTGCGGTTTATGCCCCAAGTAAACATGCAAATAAAAGCACGACTCTAGAAACAATTGAGAATAAATAAGAGCTTTTTAAGTGGTTAAGAAGCCGTGACTGAAGGAATGAagtgattaatggaaatgttttcTGTATATGGTTTTGTTTTATATTGGGGGGGTTGTGTTTTTATTTTAGGattatgtttgggggggggggggttcctgtaaTCCGCTTAGTAATAAGCGGAAtataagtttttttaaaataaattttaaaaaataaattggtCAACACTGCTACAAAATCTTCACTATAATGACACTTCCTCACAGATAATTCCAAAATCCTACACTACAAAAGTTTTACCACCTTATGAAGCTTCATCAAATCAGATTCACTTTTGGATGTTTTGAGGAACAAGTTCCATAACCAACAGTCTCCCCAAATTATTAGCTGGAAACCCAACAAACCTCAGGCCTCAGAGTATAAAGTAGACGGAACCCATTTCACTATGTGAAACTGCCCAGGAAACCAGTGTAACTTTATTAACTAACAACTACAGAACAGGACAATCTGAGTGTGTACAACACCTGCTAAACGAATCACTCAATGACATGTGAACTACACAACAGCTTGGCACCctccccaaaaaagttcaaaa
Protein-coding sequences here:
- the MTO1 gene encoding protein MTO1 homolog, mitochondrial codes for the protein MFHLSSCCCRYASGLRKPSVHILRFCSSRGDGILPDYDVIVVGGGHAGTEAAAAASRIGARTLLITHKIETIGQMSCNPSFGGIGKGHLMREVDALDGLCARICDKSGIHYKVLNRCKGPAVWGLRAQIDRKLYKREMQKEILSTPNLTVREGSVEDLLITEPEQQYPGKCRVTGVILGDGSKLHAGSVVLTNGTFLRGMVGIGLKSVPAGRLGDQPSVGLAQTLENLGFAIGRLKTGTPPRIAKDSVDFTVLKKQTADIPPVPFSFLSDSVWIQPEEQLLCYLTYTSPKVEQIIKENLHLNNHVRETSRGPRYCPSIESKVLRFPNRIHQVWLEPEGLDSDVIYPQGLSVTLPAELQDQLIKHIHGLEKARILQPGYGVQYDYLDPRQISPALETHLVQRLFFAGQINGTTGYEEAAAQGVMAGINAGLRVSGKAPFIVSRTEGYIGVLIDDLTTLGANEPYRMFTSRAEFRLSLRPDNADYRLTFRGYKEVGCVSQRRYARALEMRTSLTEGLAALKSFELSRAKWIQLLPTTSISLAPCSKLSALDMLRYQDIEMEKLARAVPELCVKFTECKELAMRLKIEATYELLVALQQQEIKEVQRDEALCLPEDLDYWNLDAMLSLEAREKLALSRPHTIGAASRLPGITPAAIVNLLKFVKGSRQKTELA